In Lepus europaeus isolate LE1 chromosome 19, mLepTim1.pri, whole genome shotgun sequence, the genomic window TGGGAGTGTGCGTTCTCTCAGCGTCCACCCCGAGCCCCGGGGTGGGCGGCACTCACCACTTCCCAGCCCCACCCGAAGCACCAGAGCACAGCTTGAGAACGAGTTTTCAGGGGTCCATCCGTTTACTTCCAACAGTGTTGAACAAATGGGAAGTCGTGCCCTTCTCCCTGCCGGacctggcctgggccctggctcctctgcacTGCACTCTGTACCCTGGGGGCCGAGGAAGCTCCCTGAGAACAGGGGCCATCAGCACCCCCTTCACACACAGCAGTGGGTTAACTTGGGGGAGCCCATGGCCTGACATTGCCTAGACCCCCCAACTCCAGGCCCCACGCATGCTGCCCTCGCCTCAACATGAGCTCCCTACTGCAAACCCCAGGGCCCCCAAGTCCAGATCCGGGAGGACTGGACACAGTGGCCAGGTAAGGGTCTGACTGCAGCGCAGCGAAAGTCAGCCTCCGTCTGTAGCAGCGCGGAAAGCACTGGTCACAGCGAGGGGGCTCGGACCCAACACCCCACCTGCAGGCTGCTTTCtacttggcaaaaaaaaacaaaaaccaaaagtcCCGTGAGCTTCAAAGACACGAAGTGAACTttaggaaacaaaagaaacagcAGCCTCTGCCCAAAGCCCTCCCAAGCCCTCCCAGCAAGTGCCAGCGCGCGGCCCAGGCTTCTCCCGCAGGACATGGCAGCACGTCGTCCTCAGAGCTGCCACCGCTGGCCAAGCCGAAGCTCCCTTCACCAGCCACTCTGGATTCCACgctcagagggaaggaggggcggCACCCGCGCTATCTGTAGTGATCCGAGCAGGTGACCACAGGTGGCATCACCCTGAGGCGTGAAGAGCCCCAGGCAAAGGTGTGGCACTGCTGCTGTTTGGACAGAGAGGCCGGGGCTCCGGGCACCTCCAGAGGCAGCCTCAGCACAAGGACCTGGAGGTGGATGGTGGTCCTGCCCCTGTGGCCTGGACACCTTGGAGGACCAGGAGAGCCAAGGGCAGGAGGCCAGGTGAGGCCCAGCTGCAGTCGTGGCCCAGACCCCACCCCTGGAACGATGGATGAGGGGCCACCGTCTGCCAGGCCCCCAGAACGGGCTGTGGCCCTGATGCCGCCGGCTCACACACAGGCCACTGGCACCACCTCAGGGCCAGGTCTGTGCACAAGACAGGGACTCTGTCTGCCTCAGGGGAGGAGAGGCCTCTGGGAGCTGCCTGGCGGCAGCAGCAGGTCTCTAACCCATGCCACGGTGCTAGGCTGGAGTTCTCAGAGGCAGAGGGGAACCCTACCAGTGTCCCTGTGCTGGCCCAGAGCCACAGTCACCCCCACACAACTGTGCAAACAGCACTGGCGAAGACGCACCGCCCGACCGCAGAGAACAGGAGGGTTCCAAGGCTGTGGAGGCCTGGGAGGTGACAGCAGCTGAGAGGCGGGGCTGTCGCCCGGCAGAAGGCAAGACGCAGTGGGGAGCAGCGGGGCGGTGTACCAGGAGGGCTTGGCTAATTCCTCAAGGCGGCCAACCTGGAAACCCAAAGACTCGGATGAGACAGGCAGGGCAGGCACCATCCTCAAACGCTTCATGTCTCTGTGTAAGCTGCCGGCTGGGGAGCCACAGCCCCTCACCCACCCGATGGTCACATTCCTCCAGCCTCGGCTCATCCAGGCTGCCCTGGGACACGGGGACCCTGGGCTCCCGGCTCTGCTAGGGAGCAGTGTGGGGGCCCTACGGCTGATGTGGGCTCAGGACCCATCCACGCAGGCCCCGGGCCAGGgtgctgctgtgtggcctgcagccccagggctcaGGCGCTGCGGGGGAGGACATTGCAGGGCAGGGTCCCACCTCCGCGACAGCTGGTCCTCCTGGCTGCGCATGGAGCTCTCCCCCACGGCAGAGGCACCCTCGGGCAGCTGGCTGAGCTGGTCCAGGACCTCCAGCCCGTTCTCCTCGGCAATCTGCACAATGAGGCTGTCGACCTGCTCCTGAGGCGTGGTCAGCGTGGTGGCCGAGCTCATGGAGTCCTCCATCACCTGGGCGGGGAAGGCACGCGCTAGGCACAGCTGGAGCCCCCTGCACGGCTCCAGGGCGGCTCCTCTGCGTTCCCACGGACTCCCGCCCCCACCAGCCTTCTCAACCATCCTCTCTGAAGGCACTCTCTGGAGCCCCTCCTACCACCACAGCCAGCTCCTCCCTCGTACCCACGTCCACCCACTCTGTGTGGCCCCTTTCTATGCCTCTGTGTGCTTGTTCACCACCTGGACCTCCCCAGAGGACCATGGTACCCTGGAGGTGGCCCCCGCTGTCCTGGCCACGCCCCTGCCCAAGGTCCTGGCTGGAACTCAGCACACAAGAAACTTGTGAGTTGCCAGGAAGAACGCCTGTTGCCCCGGAGCCACCTTTCCTGACCAGCGAGGCCACGTACCGACGTGTGTACATCCAGGTTCTGCACCTGCTGCTCGAACCTGTCCATCACAGCAGAGACCTTCTGCAGGTCCATGGTGCTCAGGGCCTTATCCAGGGCTTTGGTCACCTGTGCCATGTTCTTGGTCACCTGGGAGAGAGGTGGGTTGACGGAGAGAACTGATTAAAGGACCTGCCAGGAACAGGTCTTCTGACCACGACCAACAAAACTCCAACCCTGAGTGAGGCATCACTCAAGTCCTCCGGAAATGCCGTTGCACAAGGCGGTGCGGTGTGCGGGTCATTCGGGACATGCGCCTGCTCACCCGCCCTGTCTGTCTGCAGAAGTCGGGGTCTGAATCCACTGCCCCTGCCCAAATCAGGACAGGCCTGGCCCTGCGGCCCCTGCATCTCGTGTGACAGTGCAAAAACG contains:
- the CHMP1A gene encoding charged multivesicular body protein 1a; this encodes MDDTLFQLKFTAKQLEKLAKKAEKDAKAEQARVKKALQQKNVECARVYAENAIRKKNEGVNWLRMASRVDAVASKVQTAVTMKGVTKNMAQVTKALDKALSTMDLQKVSAVMDRFEQQVQNLDVHTSVMEDSMSSATTLTTPQEQVDSLIVQIAEENGLEVLDQLSQLPEGASAVGESSMRSQEDQLSRRLAALRN